A genomic region of Ursus arctos isolate Adak ecotype North America unplaced genomic scaffold, UrsArc2.0 scaffold_8, whole genome shotgun sequence contains the following coding sequences:
- the CUNH2orf50 gene encoding uncharacterized protein C2orf50 homolog, with protein MGSHPTPGFRRTTSAGYRLPSTRLSVLDSSTARSGPRAGRGLAGSRQAPRAAEAERLALGTDGVQQDQLWRELLEAERRGQQRWAQHWSFLKDYDPLGNKKEPVKLPDYVPLFSDTVPNSANRVVGSRVDTPLGQTLIGMDFFFVDGVRKKKLEAELQPV; from the exons ATGGGGAGCCACCCCACTCCTGGGTTCCGGAGAACCACATCAGCTGGGTACCGGCTGCCCTCAACCAGGCTGTCAGTCTTAGACTCCTCCACTGCCCGGAGTGGCCCTCGGGCGGGCAGGGGTCTCGCCGGCAGCCGCCAAGCCCCCCGGGCCGCAGAAGCAGAGCGGTTGGCCCTGGGAACTGATGGTGTGCAGCAGGATCAGCTGTGGAGGGAGCTCTTGGAGGCCGAGAGGAGGGGCCAACAGCGCTG GGCTCAGCACTGGAGTTTCCTGAAAGACTATGACCCCCTG GGCAACAAGAAGGAGCCAGTGAAGTTGCCGGACTACGTGCCTCTCTTTTCCGACACAGTCCCCAACTCCGCGAACCGGGTCGTGGGCAGCAGGGTGGACACGCCCCTGGGGCAAACCCTCATCGGCATGGACTTCTTCTTTGTGGACGGAGTCCGGAAGAAGAAGCTGGAAGCCGAGCTACAGCCCGTGTAG